Genomic DNA from Deltaproteobacteria bacterium:
CCCCGGAGACTGGATGTTCAGCGCATCATTGGATTTTGTCGGCACGCTCCGCAGGGGCGACGCCCGGTGATCTGACCGGGCCCGTGGCCCCTGCCCCGTCCTCAATTGACGCACCACGAGGAGGAGCACCATGGGCTACACCAACGCCACGGAAGTATTGCCGAAAAACCTTCTGGAAGCCGTACAGCGCTATATCGATGGGCAATGCGTGTACATCCCGCGCCGGGATGACCGCAGACAGGCCTGGGGCGAACGGACCACGACACGCGCCGACATCGCGGCCAGAAACCGCGACATCCGCGCCCGACACGCGCGAGGCTTAAGCGCCCGGGAACTGGCCAAGCAGTTCCATCTGGCGCCCAAAACCATCGCCAAAATTCTGCGCCAGACCGCCGGAAGGTAACCACCGCGCCACGGGACATCCCGTGGCGCTTTTTTGTTTTCCAATCATCACGGGGCGGGACAGATGGCGCGGCGCGGAATACGATTCGACCAAACAAAGGAGATTTACCAATGACTTTCGATTCCACCACCCTTTTCCCCCGCGACTTCCAACTCCAGACCATGATGGGTCCCAACGCCCTGCGCATTCTCGACGAATTGCTGGCCCGCGCTCCCCTGCCAAAAAACGCCCGCGTCCTGGACCTGGGCTGCGGCATGGGCCTGACCTCCATGGCCCTGGCCAAGGGATACGGCTGCACCGTGACCGCCGCCGATCTGTGGGTCGCGGCCGAGGACAACGCCCGGCGCTTTGCCGAAGCCGGCCTGTCCGAGCGGATCACGGCCGTGCACTGCGAGGCCCACGCCCTGCCCTTCGAGGCGGAGCGGTTCGACGCCGTGGTCAGCATTGATTCCTGGCACTACTTCGCGGCCCAATCCGAATATCCGAGCGCGCATGTCCTGCCCCTGCTCAAACCCGGCGGCCTGCTTCTGGTCGGCATACCGGGTCTGCGCCACGCCCTGGACTCGGTGCCGGCCGACCTGCGCCCGTACTGGGTGGACGGCATGAACTTCTGCACCCTGTCCTGGTGGCGGGAGCTATGGCTGCAGTGCACGGGCCTGACCGTGCGCGCGGCGTTTGACATGCGCTGCCACAAACAGGCCTGGGACGAATGGCTGGAGAGCGACAACGAACACGCCAAGAACGACGTGGTCATGATGGACATGGAAGCGGGACGCTATTTCGCCACCCACGGCCTGATCGGCGAAAAGCGGGAGTGGTGACGGGTCCGTCGGGACCAGATGAGCTCAGACGCGCGCCAACGCCGCCAGAAGATCGATTCCAAGCCGGCGCGCGGCATGCAGAACCTGCTCCTGCTCCACCTGCATGTCGCGCGCAAGGCCCCAGACGGCCAGAACGCGGGTAGCCGCCGTGCGGCAGGCGTCAACGCGGAACGACCGAGCTCCCTTCCAGGCCGGCAGCACGGGACAAAGCTCGTCGAGCACGGCCGGATCAGGAAAAAATCGCCCCGCGCGGCCGCTGGACGCCGCCAGATGATCGAAAATGGCCAGCCCGTCCGGATCGACATCGCCAAAGTGCACCCACGGGCAGCCGGCGGGCAAGGCGCGCAACCATGCGGCGATCCCGCGCGAGGCATAGCCGCCGGTATACAGCAGAAGGCCCGAGGGAAG
This window encodes:
- a CDS encoding methyltransferase domain-containing protein, which gives rise to MTFDSTTLFPRDFQLQTMMGPNALRILDELLARAPLPKNARVLDLGCGMGLTSMALAKGYGCTVTAADLWVAAEDNARRFAEAGLSERITAVHCEAHALPFEAERFDAVVSIDSWHYFAAQSEYPSAHVLPLLKPGGLLLVGIPGLRHALDSVPADLRPYWVDGMNFCTLSWWRELWLQCTGLTVRAAFDMRCHKQAWDEWLESDNEHAKNDVVMMDMEAGRYFATHGLIGEKREW